The Astatotilapia calliptera chromosome 4, fAstCal1.2, whole genome shotgun sequence genome segment tatttacggCTTGATTTCATTCATGtaacttcatttatttatttatttatttagttatgtCATTTTGGCACCTTTGTCCCTCCATACTTAAGTAGCGGTCGACTCGCGAGCAGCAGACAGAACCGACGTTCAACGGagtttgtttcaaaataaaatacagcagtGCTTGGCTAAAATGTATTAGGAGTCACATCAATGTCCTTAAGAGATATTATAAGCAGGAGATATGACACAGAATCCTGAATTACATTTTATGGAATAAGTGaaatttaattgaaattaaactgaaattgAGGTAAATTGACTATATTAGATTAAAAATAAGTATCTAGTGGAGTTTCACCTCATTTTAGCTCACTGCCACATTGATTAAACCTGTTTGTGACTCAGTGTGCTTTCAGTGTACTATCCTGCAGAGTGTGTAAAAGCGTGCCAAGAATCAGCCTTCACAGCTGTACATAAAAACATCCAAATTACCAAAAATTACCAAAAATTCtcatatagttctatattgtgtattttgttgtacagtcattttattttcaactttaatttatatattttatcttattctttcccagttaaatttacccttcattctaatttgtgttgtacagttatttcatttttaaccttaatttatattttattccttcctagttaaatttaccctttttaatttttcgtatttatttcctatcttattcatagccttttccttttttgttttctttaggtcacgagcagttgtccaagcatttcactacatatcgtactgtgtatgactgtgtacgtgacaaataaaaatttgaatttgaatttgaaaaagctTTTGAACATGTTGCCCTTCTTCCTGGAATAATCTACAAGCTTCAGGCTGGATACATGTTAAAATAATAGTGTCTAAGGTTGCACTGAAGTTCATCTGAGGTGAaacctttttgctttttgttttgagcTGGATGCTGTGTTCACTCCTTATACTTCTTATAGATCACAGTTAATTTAGATAATTCTCGAAATAAATGCATGGtacatttaaattaatattcAGGGCACACTTGATTGTCACAATATaagacaaaaaagtaaaatgtaaaacaggcaaaaaaatcAGTGAGAAGTGAAAGAGCAGTGACCCATGACCAGCACCTGCTAAACTGTCTTGTGTTGCTGCTTCGCTGCACCTGCTGTCACTTTGATTTGCACCAACGTAATAGATTCCCAATGCTGTGTGCACACGTGTAAATCAAGTTATTATGTATTTTAATGCCATTTTTACCACATACAAGCAATGTCAAAGCTACAGTTAAATTTTATGGGCTTGAAACATCTAAACAAATGAAACTTTACTAGTATAATATAAGAGTCTGGGTCTGCTGATTTAATACAAAAGTGTTAAAGTAGTGTttacacatttatatttaacaaaagaagaagaatgaaacaaaaaaaataaataaaaatctaagcagctttgtttgctttgtttgctttagtttagattttcagacatttttctttcttttctggtCTTTGTTCTGACCAGTGACAAGGTTTATACTCAtggtacttttattttgtaaagatATCATAAATCTTTGCAGCAACACCTCCGCCCAGCCACCATATTGGTGCGGGGAACTACTGTAATTCCTAGTGCATTATTAaggcatataaatatatatcataACCGGGATCTCCattattaaaaggaaaaatatttcaTGTCAGAAACGTCAGAAACTGGAGACAAATAAATGCAAACCTTCAAGTTTTcatattaaaacacacacagagagaaagagcttCTGTAAAATGATATTTAACTGCATGCTTTGTGTAAGTAATGTCGAAACATAGCCTGTTCCTTTTTGcggttttattttgaacatgttaaaataacacaacaacaacaatgacaacaaagaaaagacaaaaatacaataaatcaaACCTAAcatgaggaaaacaaaacaatcctcATCCTGATAAAGCATTTAAAGGATTTAGATCATATTTCCCTGCTGTGGAGAACTTTATCAGCATCTTCACAGTAGCAGAATATGGAAAATTGTCCCGATTCCATCTTTAACTGGTCTCAGAACCCCGCTGCAAGATGGCGGCGGCAAGGACGCGTCTGATTAATCGGATAAGGCGTGTCTTCTAGCAGACTAACGTCATTGCGGACTTTTGAAATGTGTGCTCGATTTATCGATCAAGGTGTCCAGGAATAAAAGGGTGCCAGGTTTATTTGATGCTTACGTacacgtttgtttgttttagaagaTGCTTGCGGGATATGACACATTAAATTAACaactttaattacttttttgtgcaaattatggaaaattaaacaaaataaaaagtaaatatataaataaaataaagaaacaacgcGATAGTGAGTGTCGTTTACACCGCCTGTGATCGATGCATCCGTCAGCAGACGTGATATATATCGAACGAACCCATCACGGTTTTGACCAATTTGACAGCCTTGCGGAACTGCAGGTGCGCCTGCTTTAAAACGTATGCACGTCCCGTTGGCCCGGGCGGGGAAGTGAAACAATAAGCAGCTATGGGAGAAGTTTGTAAGGAGAGGAAGCCGTGGCTTCGTGTTGTTTGGCAAATCTGCAAcgttttcatgtgtttgttctTCGCTCTGGCGTCGTACGTCCAGGTGAGAGTTTGATTTTTTGTCTTCTCAGCACTTCTTTGAACTGTGATCAATAACTATGTCCTGACTTCCCGCTGCAGATCAATGATCCAGATGCAGGTTTATGGATGGTAAGATTACACAAGAGTACACTTTTTTTTGGTCcatatttttagacattttgaTCTTTTTGCACAGTTTATTATAAACACCACCCTCTTTTTCAGGCTGGTTACGGCGTCCCTGCAGTCCTGAGTGCGTGTATTGTTGTGAAGCCTCATGTGACAGGTACAGGGATGAGTTTGGAGTCATTTGCCAGTAGATGCTTCGCATATTAACAATAAAGTCCTCATATTAACGTGCATGAAGCTGGTATCTTACGTTGCTGCTGAACTTTACTCGTGCATTTCCCCAGTGCACGTAGCGCCACCCTGCGGCTGTATCCTGACCGTGCAGCTCGTTGCAGAGTTAGGGTTGTGATTTCAATTGTTTGccttcattatttttgtttccttttcagaGACTTTGCCCTGGAGGCGTGTTGCTGACCTTCATGTGCTGATTTCCAGTGCGATCAGTGCCATGTTGGGATGGACGCTCTACAAAGAGCAAATCACACAGATCTTCCAGAAGGAGGAGGGCAGGTACGCCACACCTCACCTGatctgagaaaaacaaaccgtTTACGCATTTTTAGGCTCTCCATTCAAAAAAATGTGCTGCCTATCAGACGGTATAACTATAATGAAGCTTCACTTCATTAAAGGCATTCTGCTGTATCATTATAGTTTAATTCTGTATGAAACACTAATGTAACATATTTtgcagattattatttttatacatgGATATTTGATATAGTTTTTATCCCTTTAGAGAATTTTCAGGTCTCATTTTGACTGCAATTTGGCTCCTCCTGTGTCGCCACTCTGGAAGGTAACAGATTTAGTTTGAATCTCATTTCCATCTTATACTGAGAACtttacaaaatatttttgtcttttgttgttttgttttttcttaactttttgatttatttatatatatatatatatatatatatatatatatatatattttttaactttcaaaAAACTTAACtttgtatagttttttttttctctgtgtgtgtctgtatgtgtatatataatataataattactgtgagatttttttttttagaaaaacaatTTAATCCTAGTgatttttctgttcatttttctgAGGTAAACTCAGAGAATATCCAAATGTTACCTCATATTTTTGTGTCAAAAGAATATCCTcttcatgtttttgaaaatttAATCTCAGCTAATAAATTTAgcattgttaattttttttctttttgtttttgttgttgttgttcttttttctgcctACATTGAGCCTATAACTCAACCatacttttttttgtcctttataTTTCATCTGctctctgttttcctttcctCCCCCTCATCTCCTCATTTTGTCAGAGCTCCTGTCGGGATACTCAGAGTCTCCACAGCTGCTGCCATCACAGTCTTCCCATTTGTGGCCTGGCTTTATTACCACATCAACAAGGATCTGAGATCAGACTGGCCTTCACACTGTACGACTGCCATTTAGACATCAGCCTGTTTTGGCTGATGAAACATGATTAAACACAAATCTATGACAGCTAAAATGCACTGATCCGTTTGAGTTTTTATTGAACActtatgtaaaataattaataaaaataaaaaagtttattATTTAAACTTTATCTTCTGTTAAATCAAATGTAATTTtcaagttaaataaaataaagtgaattTAAGACCAGTCTAGTCTAAAAGTAAACCTTTTCCATTCTTCGGGTGGCAGCATAGACACGGCCAAAAGAGACAGTAGAAGAAGATGGTTGTGACGTATTTTCCTGTGTTTAGTAACCGTTCCCCGGCTACGGATCTGAAATCAGCCACTTTAGCGCCTTGTGGGCTATTTAAAACTAGCACCGCTGCAGTATAACTGATCTGAGAACAGAAGCCAGTCCGCAGAGTTCCTGTTCACTTCTCATGCTTTCCCAAAGCTGTAGTGGCTTCCTGCTTGTTGTAGCGGTTCTGTTCAGGTCCAACCATGGCTCTGAGTGTGCTGTATCACAGCCTGGGCTGCCGGCTGCTTCACAGCAGAGTCTTACAGAGTCCGGCGAAGCTCACACTCGGCGCTTTACCGAGGCAGTCGGCCCTGAAACACACGCTGTCCCCGCGGAGAACTCACTGCTACCTGGTAGGTCAAACCTGCCTGTGTCCGCGGAGCTAGCACACTTCATTGAAACATTTAACAGTTAGAGTCATGTGGCAAACAGTCAGATGATCCGGTCTTTCTTTGTAGTTTAACCAGGTTTTGTTTAGTGACAACAATTtcaaatagttttaaaatacttATTGGCAAATATTTTTTGCTGTCTGTATCGCGCGCGCGGGGGGGCGGGCACTCAATAATTTAGAACCATCTCCATTCACACCTGCTTCACCTCCTAACAGCACCACCTTAACCTAGTTTGGAAACTAGATGAGCCACAGGCACGGGGCCAAGACCTGGATTAAACCCACTGCTGGACGAAGATCCATTTTCAGTCCCGTCTCAGGGAAACTGGTTGTTCAAGCTGATTTATTATAGAAAGTTCCAActccacatattttttttttcttggactttACTAGAGTAGCTTGACATATTTCCCATTTCAAATTAAGCTTTATTTGCCTTATACTGGGCCCTGAAATAAGCAGTTTGAGCTCTAATGAACTTTGAGCCATCCTTtttcctgattggctgcccctcgttACATTGCTCTTTGACATAATAAACATGCAAAAGTAGAAAATATGTGAGAAACGTGAGTGTTTGGAGCAGTTCATCTCCACTGTTGCATCATTATGAACATTGGTGCTTGTTGATATTGATGTCACAGCTGTGGGCGATCGGTGTATTTGATGAAATATTAGCTCTTGATTTCCGTGACCTGGGAAACACAACGTGACTGGTGTGATCAGCCCATCAGGAACTTTAAGATTAAACCTTTGTGTCCTTTATCGACCTCgtagtatttttgtgtgtgtgtgtccggtGTGAGTTGAATTGTGTGtcatttgtgtcaaagtagGCAACAAGGAGGGAGTCCACAAAAGATGTTTACTTTAATAAAAGATGATTTATTAAACATAAACCAACCAAGACACAAACATCAAGGAGAGTTGATACCTGGTGGAATGGAAGAGACTGAGCAGGTCACCTGGGCCGGCTTTTATAACCTGGAGAGTACAGCTCAGCTGCGTTAGCTGACAATCCTTCCTCATCAACCAGTTATTAATAACAGCAGGCCAGGACGTCTTTGATTACTTTTTATATTGACTGTGTAAATCTGTCTATTCCTAAATGTGACAACCCACCCACTGTCAAACACcactaaatataaaaagtacatacAAATAAgatggtaataataataaggtaGCAGCTTTGGTAATGCTAATAGGGGAGTGTAGCTAATTAAGCATTAAGCAGTGTAATTATTACGCTGGCGCATATGTAATGCCTACTGTATGTAAAGCTTACTGTCACAAACCTGGATTTTAGATTGAACCTTCAGGGCAGCAGCAAAATCCAGCGTCTTTCAGCTGAGACAAGAGGAGAAGATGAAAGAGATTCTGTGGAAAGATCACTTTAAAGCAGTAACCTTTGCCTCATTTATGAGCGCTGAGCTGTTAGAGGTCCAAGAGTAGAGATGACTCTCAGTGCAGTTATCATTGCTGCAGACGGGGGCGCTGCTGTTCCTGAAATCAGAGATAAATGCCTTTGTTTTCAAGACTTACAGCAGTGACTTTAAGTAGTTAAGAGGCTGCTTTAACATTACTGCCCATCTTAGCAAAGAGAAATGCATCAGCCGCATTGATGACACCACCCCTGTATCCACTGACCTCATTTGAAACTGTGGCCATATTTAACTGcagcatttttatattttacgaCTTAAATCAACTCACAGCTTCCTGTGCTTGCTCATTAACAGGTGAATGGGAGTCAGCGGCACACCTGCAGAGCAACGCAATGGCAGAATCAACACAGCTTAAGAACGTTTTCCTCGATGCCGCCTCCACCCTCATCAGGAGATAAGCCAAAGACGTCTGGGGTAAGAGTTAAACGTTTATGTTACAGCTGATCCCCAGCGTGATCAACTCCATTTGTTCTCAATTGAAATTTTCAGACATTAACTAAGTTTTAAAGGTTTCTTTTGTCATATAGGGCAGGGACATGACTGACATTAGGGCCTGTAGCAGCAGTCTGTAGCAGTCTTCTCCCAAACTCAgctataactgatttatttaaggTGACCCAAAGGATATGGAGCTGTTAAAATAAGCTTACCAAGAGTTTATTTGCAGGTAGAGAATGTCAAGACATAAATATCTGTATAACTACACCCGTTCAGtccttttgcttcctttgtgctCTCTTTAAAGCCTGTGACGTGGAAATCTTTAGCAGTAACGTTTGCCATCGGTGGTGCGCTGCTCGGAGGGATGAAAtattttaagaaagaaaaggaagaaagtaAGTATTTCACTGGTTAATGCGCTCTAAGACTAAACTTCAATGCCTGTATAGAAAGAAACCGCAGACAGACTGTgtattttatagatataaaggttaaataaagtGATAGGGGTCCTAAATGCTCCTCCTCTGTGACTGTGTTGCAATTGGCAGTGATTGAAAAAGAGAGGAACAAGTCGATAGGGAAGGCGGCGCTGGGAGGCCCGTTCTCACTCATCGATCACAACAACAAGCCCACCAAGAGCGAGGACTTCCTCGGCCAGTGGATCCTCCTCTACTTCGGGTTCACTCACTGCCCCGACATCTGCCCCGATGAACTGGAGAAGATGATCGAAGTGGTGGATGAAATAGGtatttaaaccattttttatttGCAGCGAGAAGTCAAAGTCCTGATTTTACTCAACATctggctttttttgttgttgttttgcagacaaaataaaaactttgcCAAACTTGACGCCGATCCTCATCACCATCGACCCCGACAGGGACACACCAGAGGCCTTAGCTACATATGTGAAAGGTAAGAAAGCAACGTGATCAAACTGTGCCTCAGTACACGCACATGACAACATTTTCCACTATGACGTCACGACTCCATCTTAGTTTTCTGTAATTTTTGTAATTCATCTTCTCAGAAGAAAAGCAGAGGTATCAACTGAACCCCTGCTTTTATAGAACTATTAGACTTCTATTAGACAAAtagaatatttttcattttcataacaccttagtgcttctgtgtgtgtatttatatgtaCAAACACTCTTTTGTAGCTAAATACCAAGTCTTATAAACTGATGCTAGAACctaacagcatgtcttttatcctgtcttccttccctCACCCCAACCAGACTCctgccctccctgagcctggttctgccggaggtttcttcctgttaaaaggaagtttttccttcccactgtcgccaaagtgcttgctgatagggggtcatatgatggttgggtttttctctgtatatattatcatagggtctaccttacaatataaagcgccttgaggtggaAGGAAATTCAACACATTTCTGTTCATCCAGTGGTCAAAAATAACAGCAGACAGACACGTGCAGACATTTCTGTCAAGTAACGTAACACAAAACCTTCACTGTACACAGATCAATGTCCCTAAAAAGCACTCTGAGCCAGCATCACCTGATGGTCAGACTGTGAGAGGACAAGAATTGATTCTGTTTggtctgtttttgctttttaatgatTGAGGAAAATAAGAAATATCGTGACTTATGTGAGCAGTgttgcagtggttagcactgatGCCTGACAGTGAGGTGGTCCTGGGTTCTGTGTGGCCTCGAGCTCCAATGACACTGAATGGGATAGGTGTtgaaagcaaaaacaatgcAGGTGTGCACAGATTCAGATCAGGGACAAAAAgttgcaaataaataaagtttttgtttttggagttgtggttgcagGTCTGCAGGTGAAAGTGGTTTGTGTTGATTAGAGCTTCTTATAAAATCTGATCATTATGCCGTCATTTAGCTGCTTTACTCCTGTGTTTCTAGGTGTTAAACTTTCTTACTGTCTCATCTTTCAGAGTTTTCCCCAAAGCTGATCGGTCTGACGGGAACGACGGCTCAGATCAATGAAGTTTCCAGAGCGTACAGAGTGTACTTCAGTCAGGGGCCAAAGGATGAAGACAACGACTACATCGTGAGTTACCGTCTGCTCTCAATCAGCTCCCAGATCTCGTGATTTCCTTCAGTTACTAAGTTTGTGTCTGTCTTCTGTAGGTCGATCACACAATCATCATGTACCTCGTGGGACCCGACGGAGAGTTCGTGGATTATTTCGGACAGAACAAAAGAAGTGTGGAGATCACCAACTCGATAGCGGCACACATGAGGAGGTTCAAGAAGGGAAAATGAGCAGCAGCCCATTAAAGCGGACTCATCCTCAGGTGTGTCTCTGCATCACTGCCGTCTTATCTGggcttttatttattgtggATACACTACTCCATAAAGATACATATCTGCAGTGACACTCGGTGGTGTGCAGTATGCCTGATATTTGCATCTTACTTTCTATGACTCTGTGATCATTTTGCAAACTgtggaataaaaaacaaacaaacccacacaCAGCCAAATGACCTTGATATAGTTTCATTTCAAGCTTGAATGACAAACATTTAgcttcatgtttttaatgtttgatttttaaattaaaagtggatctattcttttttttttctcttcatatcAAACATGGCTAAACTTTCAAATAATGTGCCAACATGCATGTGCGTCACACATTAAGGCTTCAGACTCTAAATTCTTAGTTTCAGCCTGTCTTCTTTACCACTGTTTTCTCTGTAACATGCCACAGAGCACGTATATCTATAATGTGTTCACCTCGagtagccaatcagaagaactCGGCCTTAAAAGAAGAGTGATGTgggctaaaacagcttgtttcaatgAGACGATTGGAGGGACGGCACCAAGACCCAGTATGGGCTAAATAAGGATTGTTATTGAACagagaatcatgcaaagctgctctaatTGGGTACAAGCTGTAGGATCatgaatagggatgggtatcgtttagatttatccgataccagtaccaaaccggtacttttgaaacggtgccggtgcttaaactgtgctcgaaccggtgcttaaagaatggagaacgcAAACTTTGTCcgaaaacctctcatgttcagctgggttttttttgtaaaaagataacaatgttagccttttctgcagctataggggatttaagGCATCACTCTGGGCTGGAAGCAgcgcttaaacaatggaaaaaacacaaacgttgtccaaaaacctctcatgtttaactgttttccactttttctttggtcattttagcctttttggccagggtgaagggagtatctgccatcaaacaagaggacagccgcatgtaactacgacagtGTTCATGATTCATGAATGACACCACAGCAGGCTAAAAAATATTAACTTTGTTcacttacttttaaaaaacatgatgttTAATGTCTTAAAAtatagaaaagaaagagaatgtGGGTGATTATGGGTTTAATTTTTATAGCTCACTTTGAAACACTTAACATTGAAAAAGAATACTGTAAACAAAGATGTTTAATATGTTTAGAAAAAGCCAGGAGATGAGATTTAAAGCAGGACACAGAAGTTGCTTGTTTGGGAGGGACAGCAGACGGGGAGGATTCGAAGCAGCAGAGGGAGTCTCCAGGTCACACGTGATCAAAATGTGTTGGTGACTCTGTGCCTGCAGTTTTATACAATGCAATTAAAATTAACTTTaggtaacattttttaaaaaactgcaagCAGGTGTTTCTTTAAGTGCAGCTGCAAAAATCTATGATGAGACCGGCTCCCATAAGAACCACCCCAGGAAAAGAAGAGCAGCAGTTTCCCCTGCAGCAGAAGATCAgcttccaaaagcacagcaggtACCAGTACCTCGGGTCAGAGCTCACCTCAGTGCTTTTTGCAGTTCAATCTGGAGACACATCACAAGGTCTGGACATGTGGAAATGCTGCAAAGAAATTAATGAGGGATCATTAAACTGGTAAAAACTGCTGagataaagaaacaaaatgatgTGTCTAACAGATGTTAGACTCGTGGAAACCTGGACTTTGGTCTGATGTCAGATCAGCTGTTTTAATTAAATGCTGAGAAGGTGAACAGATGGTGTCTGCATTAATCGTTACCATCATACAGCATGGAGGAGACACTGGTGTAGGGATGAATTATCTACTGAAACTGTTGGACATCTTTTCAGAATTTGAAATCACCATGGCTACCACAACATCCTGCGGCGACGTCCCATCCCAGCTTAGCGGGATCAGTTTTTTAAGAAGGAGGAAGGAGCTAAAATACCCCCAGGCTCTGTGAGGAGCTCACTGAGCAATGGCCTCAGCAATCACATGACCTAAATCCAGGTGAGATGGTTTAGGTGTGAATTACAAGCAGCCGCGAGGAGTGTGCGAAGGGAGTATGAAAGCACAGGTGTCTGTGATGTTTTATAGCTTGGGAGACTTTAGTAACATTCTACACTGTAAAGAAAATGAGTGAATAAAGGTGGCAGATAGACAGAGACGGAGAAGGACAAACTCTTGACCTTTCATTCTGGAGGCAGCTGCTCAGACTATTGAGCCTCGAGTATTTGGACTGATTAATAAGGTGACAGGAAGAAACTGTGTGGATGGAAACTGTTTTCATAGGCTGGCAAGACGTCCAATTCACCAAACGCCAGCAGCAGGAGTAACTTTTCCACTACAGATGAATGATCAAATACCAGAATTTCAGATTAAACAATGTAATCTATCTTTCAAGTAATCTATTATTTGGTGATTATTTTCTAAGGCAGGGAAATAGTGTTTGAAGGAAAAATCAATGGGTTAAATCAATGGGTAGGAGAGCAGTGTATAGACTGGTGTGTTCTACTGTAGCAGGAGCTGGATGTATTGTGTTGACAAAACTTTATCAAATCTCCTTTTTGTAGATATTGTATTACCTGGTCTTTCCAATATTCTTTCTCCTAAATTGCTACACTTTTGTCTCTCTTTGCCGTCACTGATGTATGATGTTTTGAGAGAGGTTTAACATATCAAAAATATTTAGTCTTTGTCAATTTGTGGGGCTTTATGCCCAAAAATCATAGCTATCTGTATCAGTCTGTGACATATTCCTTCCTGATAGACTCATCTGATCATCTGCTGATGaaaattgaattcaaaacaCTTTCGCCTCATTGTCAGCGAGTCCATGAAGACTGAGCTCAGCCATAATGGATAAGTGTTTTTAGACAGCCCTTATCCACAGGCTGATTGTGTCATTAAAAACTCACCGTTCACCATTTGCTGGATAATTTCCACCGTCCTTTCCTTTGGAAGAAAATCTCAACCATTATGTAATCATGTCTAACAGACAACAAAGAGGGACTGCGATCTTACCACCAGCCAGTATTGATTTATTAATATCCCTTCCGCCTGTGCACCTGTTGTAGTTCCTCCTTTGGAAATCAGAttagaaaagcaaacacagcagccgctTGGCTCTCCGAGGCCAGACACCACCCTCATTCCTGGAGGAGAGGGGGCTCTCAGCGCTGACTGCTCTGTGAACCATCCACAGGGGAACACATTGATTTCTGGATTAAAAGGCTCTTacatagaatatatatatatatatatatacacatacatagcATCAGcttctcttttgtgtttttattcatgaTATTATTTTGGTCAGCTGATTTGATTTTGTGCTTTAAACTATACAAACTatacaaaaattacatttttacacaagTGAAACCTCATGTTAGACCTCTTTAATATGTAccagactgaggaggaggattATCAACACTAGGGGGCAGATCACagtacttttctgtttttctttttgttttgggggggttttctcCACAATCAAAAAGTTATCAACAGTTTGTAAATGATCATATCTTGCATAACTGTGACACAAAGTTTTTGAGGTTTGGTTTGGGCTTCTTGAAGAACATTAGGGATGCAATATATCAGGAagtaatattttcctttttgttgctttttgtttgattttattgtttcttttgaaTTTACTCACATATTTCGCACTGATTTATTGTCACAACAGTGCTTCACTCTGTTGTACATCTGTTGGCAGAAGTGTcgtgtaataataaaaataaagaaatataataaaaaatctgcttctgtgctttctttttactttctttttaattctaACCGAAG includes the following:
- the sco1 gene encoding protein SCO1 homolog, mitochondrial, which encodes MALSVLYHSLGCRLLHSRVLQSPAKLTLGALPRQSALKHTLSPRRTHCYLVNGSQRHTCRATQWQNQHSLRTFSSMPPPPSSGDKPKTSGPVTWKSLAVTFAIGGALLGGMKYFKKEKEEMIEKERNKSIGKAALGGPFSLIDHNNKPTKSEDFLGQWILLYFGFTHCPDICPDELEKMIEVVDEIDKIKTLPNLTPILITIDPDRDTPEALATYVKEFSPKLIGLTGTTAQINEVSRAYRVYFSQGPKDEDNDYIVDHTIIMYLVGPDGEFVDYFGQNKRSVEITNSIAAHMRRFKKGK
- the tmem220 gene encoding transmembrane protein 220 — encoded protein: MGEVCKERKPWLRVVWQICNVFMCLFFALASYVQINDPDAGLWMAGYGVPAVLSACIVVKPHVTETLPWRRVADLHVLISSAISAMLGWTLYKEQITQIFQKEEGREFSGLILTAIWLLLCRHSGRAPVGILRVSTAAAITVFPFVAWLYYHINKDLRSDWPSHCTTAI